A section of the Myxocyprinus asiaticus isolate MX2 ecotype Aquarium Trade chromosome 40, UBuf_Myxa_2, whole genome shotgun sequence genome encodes:
- the LOC127430463 gene encoding probable helicase senataxin isoform X3, producing the protein MLTDEVLMMEKCLWCTTSLETEGDAAIVNLLHRYSSGQLSEREMDALNEDLSCCLECVVEYHRARDKVPELHKRLWEMEKARLLRVLGSMLDQELEEDDLFIIEDDCEQPVSKISPTEFQNSLRFPLFEVLKYPYLLCYRELGDMVVKALCTLQDMKQSLNVFDKYQGTYLLLVHPNEKVRRWAIDAAKTMRSVDRDAYYDLQEIFSCMFYVIELGVSLDFPDLDPGSYAGGTVPRLPSHLYDSHNKKNYWLGICMLLTQLSAEAMDSLFMGQFNIPLCIINTMEGLKKEDDPASDPFWPALHCFMVILDRLGSKIWGQIDPNMAFQTVTGAASYVAEIRNIQQKTMGRMVKVEPEYEDNVVTCSQMVYDCYALEKPSQASGSSSSSGICNYVVYEDMQSLVSVLDSEMGQSMRVYGSTFLWFIPFVRSIIELPELNASYISEVLHYLCDKIRDNRHMLIGPTNVYDKVTEFFTRILIQIIELHVSKGRMGILSRCAPKWVEVIVMCTLLSDEPWNVVPQDRMGGIHRVSSTSKSLAVVGQLPASESGIGAIILGCMMLIRQLLKEKLRSGSDPCSTRFLNLLNKQLRGVPNKRWNLTSSESSELQQCLIRVVRSMPERSASPPSIVPVPSTHLVSPNAVISKNSVPTLHQQHVDQKVGPSRAGDASAFIKEEPLDDYENCISNEDYLSGLQDMIKAKKEPPNPALISEINPCVEFVHVKLDLEKLQEIKTRLNDNQNLSKIEAIAKRKLCEPEVRQCRVNSGQEELGHLSESSCPVNLQPVTSIKEECRFRAEVDHGNDDDDDEPLDITWKRLKKSHKLESSDSEVYGIDVQSNTRTTGTSKENLESSTIIISDDDYDEVSENDERPTKEIQGSLDKLCPVKNRPLEDPVLPESPVRDYDDLSESQLFEFETQQYVASAWDDLNVDATVLTMKPKLDQTLRLEPAPNDSSPSWSTETELIPDEDIERACRQSEDKIRQQLQPQEPAVSCALSSSKVASTAEYLDKFTKPKPPPDTSQKTNPSDKRDILQAKKPLIIETLAQKIRHKPRKRSTFSRYEEDHSGWTNPASSGLPSHSPSSSSISSPYVSTLTSRDTPAIVPPKKVRKAVEPKSTAERLGLKKKERKAFDLSQRSLNCVAKLRCHGQKVQVEPQQKKRRGCRTTKTSPQKRIVKGNKKLLASQDMQFFRQIREKHQRPATVSPTTLAPKPTRSTQPGEMHLLNSVATEEDCDFFPYPQPDPDHQEDNEKAAAKIKTNYTGETNEARGEGVGNGSIESKCFQNCELADVAVNTERGKVAKEEVDDEHMLLTQMEPTDIELCSQMEQFDEENGEGLLLTQRDPVDMDLDPVSESEQPILLAHKPLQTTPTPLSEAIRNDDHLFLKPGMSPLSQKKAKPSTTKIYTPSSRSASLVLEMEKEAKPPPASNVAKAKGARLPSAMAPPKTIPTLPFPQLPQPFPSKQSPRPLSHAPKSVVCSKMSLASEPPSYKIYQRPEAPVHKPVPTMDQSQKFDLSVLTQAILKWEYRMLANYKTFGSPDDLCQLPLKEVPEKFHSYLEYFNTLYPLLLMNVFEEIANEWLKEGRVKLYLKVQGIEYSNRTASASFIAGLTPESEIKQQYPKEDDLVLLWLPENTGAYAHDEPDFHEPQPHFGYVSRSIVSNRDPGTASTLNLTIQTRGNVSSVNSQLVLCEVIGSLISTLREFRALCLLRNGPMLRPVLAPHVAYFTDTRNSPLNLDTPEYNDDQARGIACGLAMIKRPQKTPNFLVIHGPPGTGKSKTIGGLLFKLLSSGGKAVAPVGNLPAKARRTRVLLCAPSNAAIDSLMKKVIVIFKDKCCDLNNPQGNCGDINLVRLGSERTISRSLKPFSLDHQTKARAQRAQQTVEADVQRQKEQLDQRIENLSQRCAKTKKDSADFKTFKESKLQLLNERERLSRQIKECRGKRHETQALVLQNAHVICCTLSTSGSIVLENAFRRLGHEPFSCVIIDEASQAKETETLIPMLYRCPAVILVGDPNQLPPTVVSQKAKEFGYGQSLMARLCKNLHPSIPQHSPILSLSVQYRMHPDICEFPSKYIYSNALKNDRFANLDCHLHHINVSSVRYLCLVLPVMGETAQKRCSFSWPFKPYRVFDVTDGQENKERDSFINPKEVTLVILLLKLICEKQSVRVGVITPYNAQKQRILDDIRESGIEKNKLLQVEVDTVDGFQGREMDCIIVSCVRASSEMGSIGFVGNRQRMNVTITRAKFSLFILGHLRTLREQSDWGALIEDARRRGNIIKTVERDFRSDARKILKPDQSLSHSPVGKPSTVTSHAPMETVPAPTSHNRHNVDYHLSGSSTLGSGQSRPQMPRLIPLDCPRDPRMTERPTDPRFGRRSAIGEQRPDRERRGLVSHHPTRRPTLHNRDSRNTAHSSRYSSKRHRR; encoded by the exons CGTTTGTGGGAAATGGAGAAGGCTCGACTCTTACGTGTGTTGGGGTCCATGTTGGATCAGGAGCTGGAGGAGGATGATCTCTTCATCATTGAAGATGATTGTGAACAACCAGTGTCAAAAATCTCACCTACAGAATTCCAGAACAGTCTGCGCTTCCCGCTGTTTGAAGTTCTGAAATACCCGTACCTACTCTGCTACCGTGAGCTGG GTGATATGGTGGTTAAGGCCTTATGTACATTGCAGGATATGAAACAGTCTTTGAATGTGTTTGACAAGTATCAAGGAACATATCTGCTGCTTGTTCATCCCAATGAAAAG GTGCGTCGTTGGGCAATTGATGCAGCGAAAACCATGAGGAGTGTGGACAGAGATGCATACTATGACCTTCAAGAAATCTTCTCTTGCATGTTTTATGTCATCGAGCTGGGAGTTTCTCTGGATTTTCCAGATTTGGATCCAGGGTCTTATGCAGGGGGCACTGTACCGAGGCTTCCCTCTCACCTCTATGACTCACACAATAAGAAGAACTACTGGCTAG GCATCTGCATGTTACTAACGCAGCTAAGCGCTGAAGCAATGGACTCTTTGTTCATGGGACAGTTCAATATTCCACTCTGCATAATCAACACAATGGAAGGGTTGAAAAAGG AGGATGACCCAGCTTCTGACCCATTCTGGCCAGCTCTCCACTGTTTTATGGTAATTCTGGACCGGCTCGGTTCTAAGATCTGGGGTCAGATAGACCCTAACATGGCTTTCCAGACCGTTACTGGAGCAGCCAGCTATGTTGCAGAAATAAGAAACATTCAACAAAAAACTATGGG GAGAATGGTTAAAGTAGAGCCAGAGTATGAAGACAATGTGGTGACTTGCAGTCAGATGGTGTATGACTGTTATGCCTTGGAAAAGCCAAGCCAA GCATCTGGCTCATCGTCCAGCAGTGGTATTTGCAACTATGTGGTCTATGAGGATATGCAGTCCCTGGTCAGTGTGCTTGATTCTGAGATGGGCCAGAGTATGCGTGTATATGGCAGCACTTTCCTGTGGTTCATTCCATTTGTCCGTTCCATAATAGAACTTCCAGAGCTGAACGCCTCCTATATTAGTGAGGTCCTTCACTACCTTTGTGATAAGATACGGGATAATCGACACATGCTAATTGGACCGACAAATGTATATGACAAAGTGACAGAGTTTTTCACCCGCATCCTTATTCAAATAATTGAGTTGCACGTTAGTAAAGGACGTATGGGAATACTCTCTCGTTGTGCCCCCAAGTGGGTGGAAGTGATCGTCATGTGTACGCTCCTATCAGATGAACCATGGAATGTTGTACCTCAAGACAGGATGGGTGGGATTCACCGAGTCAGTTCAACCTCAAAGTCTCTTGCCGTGGTAGGGCAACTACCTGCATCTGAAAGTGGCATTGGTGCTATAATTCTAGGCTGCATGATGCTGATTCGACAACTGCTGAAGGAAAAGCTTCGGTCGGGATCTGACCCATGCTCTACCCGTTTTCTGAATTTACTTAACAAGCAGCTGCGTGGAGTTCCAAATAAACGATGGAACCTTACATCATCTGAATCTTCCGAGCTTCAACAGTGTTTAATAAGAGTGGTCCGGTCAATGCCAGAACGATCTGCTTCTCCGCCCTCTATAGTTCCTGTCCCATCTACACATTTAGTGTCTCCAAATGCTGTTATTTCCAAAAATTCAGTGCCGACCCTACATCAGCAACACGTAGACCAGAAGGTAGGTCCAAGCAGAGCAGGAGATGCATCTGCTTTTATCAAAGAGGAGCCACTTGATGATTATGAAAACTGCATTTCTAATGAGGATTACTTGAGTGGTCTTCAAGACATGATAAAAGCTAAAAAGGAACCTCCCAACCCAGCACTGATTTCAGAGATAAATCCTTGTGTAGAGTTTGTGCACGTTAAATTAGACTTGGAAAAACTGCAGGAAATTAAAACCAGATTAAATGATAACCAGAATTTGTCTAAGATTGAAGCAATTGCCAAAAGAAAGCTTTGTGAACCAGAGGTTAGACAATGCAGAGTCAACAGTGGCCAGGAAGAGCTAGGGCACTTGTCTGAGAGTTCTTGTCCTGTAAATTTGCAACCTGTGACCTCCATTAAGGAGGAATGTCGATTTAGAGCTGAGGTGGATCAtggtaatgatgatgatgatgatgaacctCTTGATATCACATGGAAACGATTGAAAAAATCCCACAAGCTTGAATCTAGTGATTCAGAAGTTTATGGTATTGATGTACAATCAAATACCAGAACCACGGGAACCTCAAAGGAAAACTTGGAGTCCAGTACAATCATCATCTCTGATGATGATTATGACGAAGTTTCTGAAAATGATGAAAGGCCAACAAAGGAGATCCAGGGGTCTCTCGACAAATTATGTCCAGTAAAGAATAGACCTCTAGAAGATCCAGTCTTGCCTGAGAGTCCAGTGCGAGACTATGATGATCTCAGTGAGTCACAATTATTTGAGTTTGAGACCCAGCAATATGTGGCATCCGCCTGGGATGATTTGAATGTTGACGCAACTGTTTTGACGATGAAGCCCAAATTAGACCAAACACTCAGGCTGGAGCCTGCTCCTAATGACTCCTCTCCCTCGTGGAGTACAGAGACCGAACTAATTCCAGATGAGGACATTGAGAGGGCCTGTCGGCAATCGGAAGATAAGATCAGACAACAGCTACAACCACAAGAGCCAGCTGTTTCATGTGCATTGTCATCGTCCAAAGTAGCCAGTACGGCAGAGTACTTGGATAAATTCACGAAACCAAAACCTCCACCAGACACAAGCCAAAAAACAAATCCGTCTGATAAGAGAGACATTTTGCAGGCTAAAAAGCCATTAATAATTGAGACCCTTGCTCAAAAAATCAGGCACAAACCCCGGAAACGCAGCACTTTTTCGCGGTATGAAGAGGATCATTCAGGTTGGACCAATCCAGCTTCATCTGGTCTGCCATCACACTCTCCATCCTCCAGCTCCATTTCTTCTCCTTACGTTTCTACCTTAACATCACGTGACACACCTGCCATTGTTCCACCAAAGAAGGTTCGTAAAGCTGTTGAGCCAAAATCAACAGCGGAGCGTTTGGGAttgaaaaagaaggaaagaaaagcTTTTGATCTTTCTCAACGTTCCCTGAATTGTGTTGCTAAACTTCGGTGCCATGGCCAGAAAGTGCAAGTGGAGCCACAACAAAAGAAAAGACGAGGGTGTCGCACCACTAAGACCTCTCCGCAGAAACGTATAGTAAAGGGCAACAAGAAACTTTTGGCATCTCAAGACATGCAGTTTTTCAGGCAAATTCGTGAGAAGCATCAGAGGCCAGCAACAGTATCCCCCACAACACTGGCTCCCAAACCAACAAGGAGCACCCAACCTGGTGAAATGCATCTGTTAAATTCAGTTGCAACTGAAGAGGATTGTGATTTCTTCCCCTATCCTCAGCCAGATCCTGACCATCAGGAAGACAATGAAAAGGCTGCAGCCAAAATTAAAACCAACTACACTGGTGAAACCAATGAGGCTAGAGGTGAAGGGGTTGGAAATGGTAGTATAGAGTCCAAATGCTTTCAAAACTGTGAGCTTGCTGATGTCGCTGTCAACACTGAAAGGGGAAAAGTTGCAAAAGAAGAGGTTGATGATGAACACATGCTGCTCACTCAGATGGAACCTACAGACATTGAACTGTGCTCTCAAATGGAACAATTTGATGAAGAAAATGGTGAAGGATTACTTCTTACCCAGAGAGATCCTGTTGACATGGACCTTGATCCAGTTAGCGAGTCAGAGCAGCCAATTTTGTTGGCACATAAACCTCTGCAGACTACTCCCACCCCACTTTCGGAAGCCATACGTAATGACGATCATTTGTTCTTGAAGCCTGGCATGTCACCCTTGTCTCAGAAAAAGGCCAAACCTTCCACCACAAAAATATACACCCCCAGCTCCCGCAGTGCTTCACTTGTCCTGGAAATGGAAAAAGAGGCAAAGCCGCCTCCTGCATCTAATGTTGCTAAAGCTAAGGGTGCCCGACTGCCTTCAGCAATGGCACCCCCAAAAACAATTCCTACTTTGCCTTTTCCACAATTGCCACAGCCATTTCCTTCCAAACAAAGTCCCCGGCCTCTGAGCCATGCCCCTAAATCAGTAGTTTGTTCTAAAATGAGCCTTGCCTCTGAACCACCATCTTACAAAATATACCAAAGACCTGAAGCTCCAGTTCACAAACCAGTGCCCACGATGGATCAAAGCCAGAAATTTGACCTTTCAGTCTTGACCCAAGCAATACTTAAGTGGGAATATAGGATGCTTGCTAACTACAAAACGTTTGGGAGTCCAGATGACCTGTGTCAACTGCCACTGAAAGAAGTGCCAGAAAAATTCCATAGCTACCTGGAGTACTTCAACACCTTGTACCCCCTGCTGCTAATGAATGTTTTTGAAGAG ATAGCCAATGAATGGCTCAAAGAGGGGAGAGTCAAACTATATCTCAAGGTCCAGGGTATTGAATACAGCAATCGCACAGCTAGCGCCAGCTTTATAG CAGGCCTTACTCCGGAGAGTGAAATAAAACAACAGTATCCCAAAGAAGATGACCTTGTGCTGCTTTGGCTGCCGGAGAACACTGGGGCATATGCACACGATGAACCTGATTTTCACGAACCACAACCTCATTTTGGATACGTATCCCGGTCCATTGTTTCCAACAGAGATCCAG GTACTGcctcaaccctaaacctgacGATTCAGACTCGTGGTAACGTATCTTCGGTGAATTCCCAGCTTGTGCTCTGCGAAGTAATTGGATCTTTGATCAGCACATTACGGGAGTTCCGTGCACTGTGTTTGCTGCGAAATGGACCAATGTTGCGTCCTGTTCTTGCTCCACATGTGGCATATTTCACTGACACTAGGAACAGCCCATTAAACCTGGATACACCA GAGTACAATGATGACCAGGCCAGGGGAATAGCCTGTGGTCTTGCCATGATAAAGAGACCACAGAAGACACCAAATTTTCTCGTCATTCATGGTCCTCCAGGAACTGGGAAGAGTAAAACCATTGGAGGCCTGCTGTTTAAACTACTGTCTTCG GGTGGTAAAGCTGTTGCTCCAGTGGGGAACCTTCCCGCCAAGGCTCGGCGAACACGTGTTCTGCTCTGTGCTCCCTCTAATGCTGCCATCGACAGTCTGATGAAGAAAGTCATTGTGATCTTTAAAGATAAATGCTGTGACCTCAACAATCCACAAG gTAACTGTGGTGACATAAACCTGGTAAGGTTAGGAAGTGAAAGAACCATCTCAAGATCTCTGAAACCCTTCAGCCTTGACCACCAGACTAAAGCGAGAGCAC AGCGAGCCCAGCAGACTGTAGAAGCTGATGTACAAAGGCAGAAGGAGCAACTGGACCAGAGAATTGAAAATCTCTCCCAGCGCTGTGCAAAGACCAAGAAAGATTCGGCTGAT TTCAAGACATTTAAGGAGTCCAAGTTGCAGCTTCTAAACGAAAGAGAAAGACTGAGTCGGCAGATTAAAGAG TGTCGTGGTAAGAGACATGAAACTCAGGCTCTGGTGCTGCAGAATGCTCATGTGATCTGCTGCACGCTCAGCACCAGCGGAAGTATCGTTCTCGAAAACGCATTCCGTCGACTTGGACATGAACCCTTCAGCTGTGTCATCATCGACGAG GCTAGTCAGGCAAAAGAAACGGAGACGCTGATCCCAATGTTATACCGATGTCCTGCCGTAATCCTTGTTGGTGATCCCAATCAGCTTCCACCAACGGTGGTCTCCCAG AAAGCAAAGGAGTTTGGCTATGGTCAGTCTCTTATGGCAAGGTTATGTAAAAACCTTCATCCATCAATCCCGCAACACTCCCCCATCCTCTCCCTCAGCGTGCAGTACCGCATGCACCCTGACATCTGTGAATTCCCCTCCAAGTACATCTACAGCAATGCGCTTAAGAATGACCG ATTCGCAAACTTGGACTGCCACCTTCACCATATCAATGTGTCCTCTGTgcgatacctgtgccttgtcctacctGTGATGgg TGAGACAGCTCAGAAGCGCTGTTCCTTCAGCTGGCCCTTCAAGCCCTACAGAGTGTTCGATGTGACGGATGGACAAGAGAATAAGGAGAGAGA TTCATTTATAAACCCCAAAGAGGTGACGCTagtaattcttctgttgaaactgaTTTGTGAGAAGCAGTCGGTGCGGGTGGGTGTCATCACACCCTACAATGCCCAGAAACAACGGATACTGGATGACATCAGGGAGTCGGGCATAGAAAAAAACAAGCTCCTTCA GGTGGAAGTGGATACTGTCGATGGCTTTCAGGGCAGAGAAATGGACTGCATCATTGTGTCTTGTGTGAGAGCGAGCAGTGAAATGGGTTCCATCGG GTTTGTTGGAAATCGGCAGAGGATGAATGTGACCATTACGAGAGCCAAATTTAGTCTGTTCATACTGGGACATCTACGCACACTCAGG GAACAGAGCGACTGGGGAGCGTTGATCGAGGATGCCAGGAGGCGTGGAAATATAATCAAGACAGTGGAGAGAGATTTCCGAAGCGACGCAAGAAAGATTCTTAAACCAGATCAAAGTCTCTCTCATTCGCCTGTTGGCAAACCGAGCACTGTGACATCGCATGCACCCATGGAAACAGTTCCTGCCCCCACGTCACATAACCGCCACAATGTTGACTACCATCTGAGCGGCTCTTCCACCTTGGGCAGTGGTCAATCAAGACCGCAGATGCCACGGCTAATACCTTTGGACTGCCCTAGAGACCCACGAATGACTGAAAGGCCCACAGACCCCCGCTTTGGTCGCCGCTCTGCAATCGGAGAACAGAGGCCGGACAGAGAGAGGCGGGGCTTAGTGTCACACCATCCAACACGCAGACCCACGCTGCATAATAGGGACTCTCGTAATACCGCCCACTCTTCCCGATACTCTTCAAAACGCCACAGGAGATAA